A single window of Paenibacillus sp. SYP-B4298 DNA harbors:
- a CDS encoding YjcZ family sporulation protein, translated as MSGVAGGFTSTGAILVLFILLVIISRGFLY; from the coding sequence ATGAGTGGTGTAGCTGGAGGCTTTACGTCGACTGGTGCGATCCTGGTTCTGTTCATTCTGCTTGTAATCATTTCCCGCGGTTTTCTGTACTAG
- a CDS encoding RsmB/NOP family class I SAM-dependent RNA methyltransferase — protein MQQLLPLYYITQMKSMLHHDAEAFLASYAEPRAAGLRLNTLKSGDSASYDDAIAEAKQRFGLQPVPWCADGYYYEEPARPGKHPYHAAGLYYIQEPSAMSSVELLAPLPGETILDLAAAPGGKTTQIAARMQGAGLLIANEIHPARAKILSENVERMGIRNAIVTQAAPDELSARFPQFFDRIMLDAPCSGEGMFRKDPDAIAEWSVEHTQMCAARQADILEHASIMLRPGGVLAYSTCTFNRLENEECIEQFLLRHPEFSLQRMERLWPHEVRGEGHFVAVLRKQADGSDTELSGPSRRGVSKRSRTDGRSRSAASADMELWHAFCSQSLPGFTLGQGQPLRFGEALYWLPQPTGGELPAAALDGLRILRPGLQLGYVRKGRFEPAHALALAVPASSAAWVQSYHGDDPLLAAYLRGETLPATSGSSGWGLVAVEGLPLGWGKASGGQVKNHLPKGLRRP, from the coding sequence ATGCAACAACTTCTTCCTTTATATTATATCACGCAAATGAAAAGTATGCTTCATCACGATGCCGAGGCTTTCCTGGCCAGCTACGCGGAGCCTCGTGCTGCCGGGCTGCGTCTGAACACACTCAAAAGTGGCGATTCTGCGTCGTATGATGATGCGATTGCTGAAGCCAAGCAACGGTTCGGGCTTCAGCCGGTTCCCTGGTGTGCGGACGGTTATTATTATGAGGAGCCTGCCCGGCCCGGCAAGCATCCATACCATGCAGCCGGCCTGTATTATATCCAGGAGCCGTCTGCCATGTCATCTGTCGAGCTACTGGCTCCTCTCCCTGGAGAGACGATTCTCGATCTGGCGGCAGCCCCAGGAGGCAAGACGACCCAGATCGCCGCACGGATGCAAGGCGCAGGACTGCTGATCGCCAATGAGATTCATCCCGCCCGGGCGAAAATATTGAGCGAGAATGTCGAGCGGATGGGCATTCGCAATGCGATCGTTACCCAGGCGGCGCCAGATGAGCTGTCGGCGCGCTTCCCGCAGTTTTTTGACCGGATTATGCTCGATGCCCCCTGCTCCGGTGAAGGGATGTTCCGCAAGGACCCGGATGCGATTGCCGAATGGTCAGTTGAGCATACGCAGATGTGTGCTGCCCGTCAGGCGGATATACTGGAGCATGCTTCCATCATGCTGCGGCCTGGAGGCGTCCTCGCCTATTCGACCTGTACATTCAATCGCCTGGAAAATGAAGAATGCATCGAGCAGTTTCTGCTGCGCCATCCCGAGTTCTCACTCCAGCGCATGGAGCGGCTATGGCCGCATGAGGTGCGGGGCGAGGGACATTTCGTTGCTGTACTGCGCAAGCAAGCGGACGGCAGCGATACAGAGCTTAGCGGCCCCAGCCGCCGCGGAGTCAGCAAGCGCAGCCGCACGGACGGGCGGAGCCGCTCCGCGGCGAGCGCCGACATGGAGCTGTGGCATGCCTTCTGCAGCCAGTCGCTGCCCGGCTTCACCCTCGGCCAAGGGCAACCGCTGCGGTTTGGCGAGGCGCTATACTGGCTGCCTCAGCCAACAGGAGGAGAGCTGCCAGCCGCTGCGCTGGATGGCCTGCGCATTCTCCGCCCAGGGCTGCAGCTTGGCTATGTGCGCAAGGGACGCTTCGAGCCCGCCCACGCGCTGGCTCTGGCTGTCCCCGCCTCCTCCGCCGCATGGGTGCAGAGCTACCATGGAGATGACCCGCTCCTGGCCGCCTATCTCCGCGGCGAGACCCTTCCGGCAACGAGCGGCTCCAGCGGCTGGGGACTGGTTGCCGTAGAGGGGCTGCCCCTGGGCTGGGGCAAGGCAAGCGGAGGTCAAGTGAAGAATCATCTGCCCAAGGGTCTCCGTCGTCCTTAG
- a CDS encoding AI-2E family transporter — protein sequence MEGIRSGSERFRQFILNNRFVMFLLVLLLIGLNIMVFNRIAFIFVPLVVLVKTVLLPIILTGVVYYLTNPLVDWLEHHKIKRTYSIITLFLLIIAIVVFLLRSVIPLIGNQVMSLVDNFPTYAVQVQGMLDENVDSSVLKQLQEWLKFNVADLLQQASDQAANLLQNAWAAIGAVLGKLTEIVLAIATVPFILFYLLRDGKRLPTYILRFLPTRLRGSSLEIMTEMNHQISSYIRGQVIVSFCIGGLLYIGYLVIGLEYSLVLAIIAACTAVVPYLGPAIAITPALIVAVVNSPIMLLKMIAVWTVVQLIEGKFISPQIMGKSLSIHPITIIFVILTAGNLFGIFGIILAVPGYAVLKVMVMHLFRWFERRSGLYELKK from the coding sequence ATGGAAGGGATACGATCTGGCTCGGAACGATTTCGTCAGTTCATTTTGAACAACAGGTTTGTCATGTTTTTACTGGTATTGCTGCTCATTGGACTGAATATTATGGTCTTCAACAGAATTGCTTTTATTTTCGTCCCGCTGGTTGTGCTGGTGAAGACGGTACTGCTGCCCATTATATTGACTGGTGTCGTCTATTACCTGACGAATCCGCTGGTGGATTGGCTGGAGCATCATAAGATTAAGCGTACATACTCGATTATCACCCTCTTTCTTCTAATTATTGCCATTGTTGTCTTCTTGCTTCGTTCCGTCATCCCGCTCATTGGGAACCAGGTGATGAGCCTGGTCGATAATTTCCCGACCTATGCGGTACAAGTGCAGGGTATGCTCGATGAAAATGTGGACAGCTCCGTATTGAAACAGCTTCAGGAGTGGTTGAAATTCAATGTCGCTGATCTGCTGCAGCAGGCTTCTGATCAAGCGGCTAACCTTCTGCAGAATGCCTGGGCTGCAATTGGAGCCGTGCTCGGCAAGCTGACCGAGATTGTTCTGGCAATCGCGACCGTACCGTTCATATTGTTCTACCTGCTGCGCGACGGCAAGCGGCTTCCTACCTACATCCTGAGGTTTCTGCCAACAAGGCTGCGCGGCTCCAGCCTGGAGATCATGACCGAGATGAACCATCAGATCAGCTCTTATATTCGCGGTCAGGTTATTGTCAGCTTCTGTATAGGCGGGCTGCTCTATATAGGCTATCTGGTGATTGGGCTGGAATACTCCCTCGTACTGGCGATTATTGCGGCATGTACTGCCGTAGTCCCGTATCTCGGCCCTGCGATTGCGATTACCCCGGCGCTTATCGTGGCTGTCGTCAACTCGCCGATTATGCTGCTGAAGATGATCGCGGTCTGGACGGTAGTGCAACTGATCGAAGGGAAGTTCATCTCGCCGCAAATTATGGGTAAGAGCTTGAGCATCCATCCGATTACCATCATCTTCGTCATCCTGACAGCAGGCAATCTGTTCGGAATCTTCGGCATCATCCTGGCTGTGCCAGGCTACGCGGTGCTCAAGGTGATGGTGATGCATCTGTTCAGATGGTTTGAGCGGCGCTCGGGGCTGTATGAGCTGAAGAAGTGA
- a CDS encoding GrpB family protein, with product MKVRLSEFSEDWMRLFHEEAVFLKTIFNEEIVRFEHFGSTSVPGMKAKPVIDMMCIVTSIHQIDLFNDKMRALGYDVAGEWGIPGRRLFRKGGENRTHHIHFYEMNNPQIERHLVFRDYLKAHPEEVVRYSRFKEELTRHFEDTSGYSPAKKAFVTEMEQLALAWFAKYN from the coding sequence ATGAAGGTTAGGCTTAGTGAATTCAGTGAGGATTGGATGAGGCTTTTTCACGAGGAAGCTGTGTTCCTGAAAACCATCTTTAACGAGGAGATCGTGCGGTTTGAGCATTTTGGAAGTACATCGGTTCCTGGAATGAAAGCTAAGCCTGTCATTGATATGATGTGTATTGTAACAAGCATCCATCAGATTGATTTGTTTAATGACAAGATGCGTGCTCTTGGTTATGATGTTGCAGGAGAATGGGGCATTCCAGGAAGAAGGTTATTCCGCAAGGGTGGGGAGAACAGAACGCATCATATCCATTTCTATGAGATGAATAACCCCCAAATTGAACGGCATCTCGTATTTAGAGACTATCTAAAAGCTCATCCCGAAGAGGTTGTGAGATACAGTCGATTCAAGGAAGAATTAACCCGACATTTTGAAGATACAAGCGGATATAGTCCAGCCAAGAAAGCATTTGTGACGGAAATGGAGCAGCTTGCTCTTGCATGGTTTGCAAAATATAACTAA
- a CDS encoding YggS family pyridoxal phosphate-dependent enzyme — MSNVVEENLKTVKEQMELACRLSGRDAQEVQLLLATKTVPLEKLQMAMQAGETLFGENKAQELRGKFPLMEQYNRVEWHFIGHLQTNKVKDVVKYVTLIHSVDRLRLGEALHQQLLKENKTMNILMQVNTSYEESKFGVPPELALELVEQLSQFETLNIKGLMTIGKLNATNEETRHCFRLLRSIQAQIREKNLPRVEMDVLSMGMSGDFQVAIEEGATIIRVGTKVFGERYLPDSYYWNENARQDD, encoded by the coding sequence ATGAGCAATGTGGTGGAAGAGAATCTCAAGACGGTAAAAGAGCAGATGGAGCTGGCGTGCCGCTTATCTGGACGTGATGCCCAGGAAGTGCAATTGCTGCTGGCAACCAAGACGGTGCCGCTGGAGAAGCTGCAAATGGCGATGCAAGCGGGCGAAACGCTGTTTGGAGAAAATAAAGCCCAGGAGCTGCGTGGGAAATTTCCGCTGATGGAGCAATATAACCGGGTGGAATGGCATTTTATCGGTCACCTGCAGACGAATAAAGTGAAGGATGTTGTGAAATATGTGACCCTGATTCACTCGGTGGACCGTCTGCGATTGGGCGAGGCTCTGCATCAGCAGCTCCTGAAGGAGAACAAGACCATGAATATTCTGATGCAGGTGAATACGTCCTATGAGGAGAGCAAATTCGGGGTTCCTCCTGAATTAGCTCTGGAACTCGTCGAGCAGTTGTCCCAGTTTGAAACGTTAAATATCAAGGGTCTGATGACGATAGGCAAGCTGAATGCGACGAATGAGGAAACGCGCCATTGCTTTCGACTGCTGCGGTCTATCCAGGCGCAGATTAGAGAGAAAAACTTGCCACGCGTAGAAATGGATGTCCTCTCCATGGGCATGTCTGGAGACTTCCAGGTCGCCATCGAGGAGGGGGCTACGATCATTCGAGTCGGGACAAAAGTATTCGGAGAGCGCTATCTGCCGGATAGCTATTATTGGAATGAGAATGCGCGTCAGGACGATTAG
- the pdxS gene encoding pyridoxal 5'-phosphate synthase lyase subunit PdxS, whose amino-acid sequence MPSTGTEAVKRGMANMQKGGVIMDVMSAEQAQIAEAAGATAVMALERVPSDIRAAGGVARMADPTLVEEVMRVVTIPVMAKARIGHYVEAKVLESLGVDYIDESEVLTPADEVFHISKNEFTVPFVCGAKDLGEALRRIQEGAAMLRTKGEPGTGNIVEAVRHMRLIQGQLRKVQGMSKDELYHEAKLLGVSYDLLLDIHETGKLPVVNFAAGGVATPADAALMMHLGADGVFVGSGIFKSDSPEKFARAIVEATTHYEDYTLIASVSKNLGAPMKGIEISSLQQHERMQERGQ is encoded by the coding sequence ATCCCGAGTACAGGTACAGAGGCAGTAAAACGAGGAATGGCGAACATGCAAAAGGGCGGCGTTATTATGGATGTGATGAGTGCCGAGCAAGCCCAAATTGCGGAAGCGGCAGGGGCGACGGCCGTTATGGCATTGGAGCGTGTCCCTTCTGATATTCGCGCAGCAGGCGGGGTAGCCCGCATGGCAGATCCGACGCTGGTCGAAGAGGTGATGAGGGTGGTCACGATTCCCGTTATGGCCAAAGCTCGCATCGGGCATTACGTGGAAGCCAAGGTACTAGAGTCGCTGGGCGTGGATTATATCGACGAGAGCGAAGTGTTGACCCCTGCTGACGAGGTGTTCCACATTAGCAAGAACGAATTTACGGTTCCGTTTGTCTGTGGCGCGAAGGATCTGGGCGAGGCCTTGCGCCGCATCCAGGAGGGAGCGGCTATGCTGCGCACGAAGGGCGAGCCGGGTACGGGAAATATCGTGGAGGCTGTACGTCATATGCGTCTGATCCAGGGTCAGCTTCGCAAGGTGCAGGGGATGTCGAAGGATGAGCTGTATCATGAGGCCAAGCTGCTTGGCGTATCGTATGACCTGCTGCTGGACATTCATGAGACGGGCAAGCTGCCTGTGGTCAACTTTGCCGCAGGCGGGGTGGCTACGCCCGCTGACGCTGCACTGATGATGCATCTGGGCGCAGACGGTGTCTTTGTCGGGTCTGGCATCTTCAAGTCGGACAGTCCTGAGAAATTTGCCCGTGCTATTGTTGAGGCTACGACACATTACGAAGACTATACGCTCATTGCCAGCGTCTCGAAAAATCTGGGAGCGCCGATGAAAGGCATCGAAATCTCGAGCCTGCAGCAGCATGAACGGATGCAAGAACGCGGTCAGTAA
- the glyA gene encoding serine hydroxymethyltransferase, with product MNLLNQQDKLIADAIKQETLRQQHKIELIASENFVSRAVMEASGTVLTNKYAEGYPGRRYYAGCEYVDRVEELAIQRARTLFGAEHVNVQPHSGAQANMAVYFASVQSGDTILGMNLAHGGHLTHGSPVNFSGRLYHFVAYGVDEQSARIDFDEVRKLALKHRPRMIVAGASAYPRTIDFAMFAQIAAEVGALFFVDMAHIAGIVAAGLHPNPVPHAHFVTTTTHKTLRGPRGGIILSRKPWAQAIDKSVFPGVQGGPLMHTIAAKAVAFGEALQPEFNAYIAKVLDNAKVLAEALANEGFTVVSGGTDNHIILLDLRPLGRTGKEAEHVLDEVGITANKNAIPHDTASPLVTSGIRFGTPAMTTRGLGPQQMKEIARLIGLVLKHPESAAVKEQVRRSVAEITSSFPLYEGLQE from the coding sequence ATGAACCTATTGAATCAACAGGACAAGCTCATTGCGGACGCGATTAAGCAAGAGACCTTGCGACAACAGCATAAGATCGAGTTGATTGCCTCGGAAAATTTTGTAAGCCGAGCGGTGATGGAGGCATCAGGCACCGTATTAACCAATAAGTATGCCGAAGGATACCCAGGAAGAAGATACTATGCCGGCTGTGAATATGTGGATCGGGTCGAGGAGCTGGCTATTCAGCGCGCAAGAACGCTGTTTGGCGCAGAGCATGTCAATGTGCAGCCTCACTCGGGCGCTCAGGCGAATATGGCGGTATATTTTGCTTCGGTTCAATCCGGGGATACGATTCTAGGGATGAATCTGGCTCATGGCGGTCATCTGACACATGGAAGCCCGGTTAACTTCTCCGGCAGATTATATCATTTTGTAGCCTATGGTGTAGATGAGCAGTCGGCTCGTATTGATTTTGATGAGGTGCGCAAGCTTGCCCTTAAGCATCGCCCGCGTATGATTGTTGCTGGGGCTAGTGCTTATCCGCGAACGATCGACTTTGCTATGTTCGCGCAGATAGCTGCTGAGGTAGGAGCGCTGTTCTTTGTGGATATGGCGCATATAGCAGGGATTGTCGCTGCAGGTCTTCATCCTAATCCCGTGCCGCATGCCCATTTTGTGACGACAACCACGCACAAGACGCTGCGGGGCCCAAGAGGCGGCATCATATTATCACGTAAGCCGTGGGCGCAAGCGATCGATAAATCGGTCTTCCCTGGCGTTCAGGGCGGCCCGCTCATGCACACGATTGCGGCCAAAGCGGTAGCTTTCGGGGAAGCCTTGCAGCCAGAGTTCAACGCTTATATCGCCAAGGTGCTGGACAACGCTAAAGTATTAGCCGAAGCCTTGGCAAATGAAGGATTCACAGTGGTATCAGGAGGCACAGATAACCATATTATTCTGCTCGACCTGCGTCCACTCGGACGAACTGGCAAGGAAGCGGAGCATGTATTGGATGAGGTGGGGATCACCGCCAATAAGAATGCGATTCCGCATGATACGGCAAGCCCGCTCGTCACAAGCGGCATACGCTTCGGCACACCTGCTATGACGACGCGAGGACTAGGCCCGCAACAGATGAAGGAGATTGCAAGGCTCATCGGCCTTGTGCTCAAACATCCCGAAAGCGCTGCGGTGAAGGAGCAAGTGCGCCGAAGTGTAGCTGAAATCACGTCGAGCTTCCCTTTATACGAAGGATTACAGGAGTGA
- the serC gene encoding 3-phosphoserine/phosphohydroxythreonine transaminase, with product MVYTYNFSAGPGALPAEVLLEAQAELRSFQGIGASIMEISHRSQAYETVHDEAQQLLKELMGLSSEYEVLFLHGGASLQFSMVPLNFLSEGKVAGYVHCGMWSGKAWREAQRIGATRLLASGEETGFKQMPDLSRLPITKDMAYVHLISNETVDGIQLHSFPDTGGVPLVADMSSDMLSRPIDSSAFSFIYAGAQKNLGPAGVTIAIVRRSLLDGIPDTIPDILNYRIHAKHRSLHNTPPVFSVYMVNLVLKWIANQGGVQGMAERNQQKADLLYDVLDNSGGFYEGLAYKDSRSLMNVTFRARDPEVESKLLAELEQEGFMGLKGHRDSGHLRASIYNAVPYEHCKALADFLIEFQRRHG from the coding sequence GTGGTGTATACGTATAATTTTAGTGCAGGCCCCGGAGCCTTGCCGGCGGAGGTGCTGCTGGAGGCACAAGCAGAATTGCGAAGCTTTCAGGGGATCGGCGCATCCATTATGGAAATCTCCCATCGCAGTCAAGCCTATGAGACGGTTCATGATGAGGCGCAGCAGTTATTGAAGGAGCTGATGGGTCTCTCATCCGAATATGAGGTGTTATTTCTACATGGCGGGGCGAGCCTGCAATTCTCGATGGTGCCGCTTAATTTTCTGTCAGAAGGAAAGGTCGCGGGATATGTGCACTGCGGGATGTGGTCAGGCAAGGCGTGGCGGGAAGCGCAGCGAATTGGAGCAACCCGTCTGCTCGCAAGCGGGGAGGAGACCGGCTTCAAGCAGATGCCGGATTTGAGCCGTCTGCCGATTACGAAGGACATGGCCTATGTCCATCTTATCTCCAATGAAACAGTGGATGGCATCCAATTGCACAGCTTCCCGGATACCGGAGGGGTGCCCTTGGTCGCGGATATGTCCAGTGATATGCTGTCGCGTCCTATTGATTCCTCTGCATTCTCCTTCATTTATGCCGGCGCTCAAAAAAATCTGGGGCCAGCAGGTGTTACGATTGCCATAGTCCGTCGCTCCTTACTTGACGGTATTCCAGATACCATCCCTGACATATTGAATTACCGCATCCATGCCAAGCATCGTTCGCTGCATAATACACCGCCTGTGTTCTCGGTGTATATGGTGAACCTGGTACTGAAATGGATCGCGAATCAAGGTGGCGTACAGGGCATGGCTGAGCGCAACCAGCAGAAAGCGGACTTACTCTATGATGTTCTTGACAACAGTGGCGGATTTTATGAGGGCTTGGCTTATAAGGATAGCCGCTCCTTGATGAATGTAACCTTTCGCGCACGCGATCCAGAAGTAGAGAGCAAGCTGCTTGCCGAGCTGGAGCAGGAGGGGTTCATGGGCTTAAAGGGGCATCGTGATTCGGGACACCTCCGGGCGTCGATCTATAATGCGGTTCCTTATGAGCATTGCAAGGCACTGGCGGATTTCTTGATTGAATTCCAACGGCGACATGGCTAA
- a CDS encoding thioredoxin family protein, whose protein sequence is MAQAVFYHAGCPVCVDAEQVVVDYLDTAKITTEIVHLGTARNRIEEAEKAGVKSVPALVLNGNVYHINFGASLEDVKG, encoded by the coding sequence ATGGCACAAGCAGTATTCTATCATGCGGGTTGTCCCGTCTGTGTAGATGCAGAGCAAGTGGTAGTTGATTATCTAGACACAGCAAAAATAACGACGGAGATCGTGCATCTCGGTACAGCGCGAAACCGGATCGAGGAGGCGGAGAAGGCAGGAGTAAAATCCGTTCCCGCTCTGGTGCTTAACGGCAACGTATATCATATCAATTTCGGTGCCAGTCTTGAAGATGTGAAAGGTTAA
- the hemL gene encoding glutamate-1-semialdehyde 2,1-aminomutase, which translates to MTLNMRRWDSNSIAAFEQAKRVMPGGVNSPVRAFSTVGLTPIFAAQAQGAYLFDLDGNKYIDYIGSWGPLIMGHAHPEVVEAIKEAATCGTSFGLSTEIEVKMAEYICRSMPSIEMVRMVNSGTEASMSALRLARGYTKRPKIVKFQGGYHGHADALLIKPGSGTATLGLPDSPGVPEHVAAHTLTAPYNSLDSVRYLFEQYGEQIAAVIVEPVAGNMGVIPPAPGFLQGLRQMTEQYGSLLILDEVMTGYRVGPGGAQGLYGIVPDLTCLGKIIGGGLPVGAYGGRREIMEQIAPVGSIYQAGTLSGNPLAMAAGYTTLRLLEEPGLYEELERKSARLAEGFGDNARRAGIPLHINRVGSMFSAFFSEQEVVDYDTAKGSSMELFKAYYPVMLELGILAAPTPYEVSFISAAHSDEDIARTISAHDEALTTIRRKG; encoded by the coding sequence ATGACGCTAAACATGAGAAGATGGGATTCGAACTCTATAGCCGCATTTGAGCAAGCCAAAAGGGTAATGCCTGGCGGGGTGAACAGTCCTGTTCGCGCCTTTTCGACGGTAGGCTTGACGCCGATCTTTGCCGCACAAGCTCAAGGGGCGTACTTGTTCGATCTGGACGGGAATAAATACATCGATTATATCGGATCGTGGGGGCCATTGATTATGGGGCATGCTCATCCTGAGGTGGTGGAGGCGATCAAGGAGGCTGCGACTTGTGGAACCAGCTTTGGCTTGTCTACAGAGATTGAGGTCAAGATGGCCGAATATATATGTCGAAGCATGCCATCGATTGAAATGGTGCGTATGGTCAATTCCGGCACGGAGGCTTCAATGAGTGCATTGCGCTTGGCAAGAGGGTATACGAAGCGCCCCAAGATTGTGAAGTTTCAAGGCGGATACCACGGTCATGCGGATGCGTTATTAATCAAGCCAGGATCAGGCACGGCTACTCTGGGCTTGCCAGATAGCCCAGGCGTGCCCGAGCATGTGGCCGCCCATACGCTCACGGCACCTTATAATAGTCTCGACAGTGTCCGCTATCTATTTGAACAATATGGGGAACAGATTGCAGCGGTCATCGTCGAGCCTGTTGCAGGCAATATGGGGGTTATCCCGCCGGCTCCTGGTTTTCTTCAAGGGCTGCGCCAGATGACGGAGCAGTACGGCAGCTTGCTTATATTGGATGAGGTGATGACGGGCTATCGTGTAGGCCCTGGCGGAGCGCAGGGGTTATATGGGATTGTTCCCGATCTTACCTGTCTTGGCAAGATCATTGGAGGCGGCTTGCCCGTAGGAGCATATGGAGGTAGGCGCGAGATTATGGAGCAGATCGCTCCAGTCGGGTCGATCTATCAGGCGGGGACATTGTCTGGTAATCCGCTGGCTATGGCAGCGGGCTATACAACCCTGCGCTTGCTTGAAGAGCCCGGCTTGTATGAGGAGCTGGAACGAAAATCGGCGCGATTGGCAGAGGGCTTTGGGGATAATGCGAGGCGTGCAGGCATACCGCTCCACATCAACAGGGTAGGCTCCATGTTCTCGGCCTTTTTCTCGGAGCAGGAGGTTGTGGATTACGATACAGCGAAAGGCTCCAGCATGGAGCTCTTCAAAGCCTATTATCCCGTTATGCTGGAGCTTGGCATTCTCGCTGCTCCTACACCGTATGAGGTGAGCTTCATCTCGGCAGCTCATTCCGATGAGGACATCGCAAGGACGATCAGCGCTCATGATGAGGCACTGACTACAATTCGTCGTAAAGGGTGA
- a CDS encoding cysteine desulfurase, with protein sequence MDISDVRGWFPILDQTINGYPLAYLDSAASAQKPIQVIEAIKQYYEQDHANVHRGVHTLGSRATEAYEGARAKVAHFIHAKRVEEVIFTRGTTSSINLVASSYARAVCKEGDEIVISAMEHHSNLLPWQQAAKATGAVLKYIPLEADGTFTMEAVENTITQRTKIVAVSHISNVLGIANPVKQIAAIAHRHGAVVMVDGAQSIAHTKVDVQALDCDFYVFSGHKMCGPTGIGVLYGKKAHLDQMEPSEYGGEMIADVGLYDATWKELPWKFEGGTPIIAGAIGLGAAIDFLEQIGMDAIEAHDKQLTRYAVERMKRMESLTMYGPEEGRVGLVTFNMDAVHPHDLATVLDMHGVAIRAGHHCCQPLMRHLGVGATARASFYLYNTEADVDQFLLGLNKARTYFEDVESW encoded by the coding sequence ATGGATATCTCTGATGTAAGAGGATGGTTTCCTATACTAGATCAGACCATTAACGGTTACCCGCTTGCCTATCTGGATAGTGCAGCATCGGCGCAAAAACCGATTCAGGTGATCGAAGCGATCAAACAATATTATGAACAGGATCATGCGAACGTCCATCGGGGCGTGCATACGCTAGGCTCCCGTGCAACGGAAGCCTATGAAGGGGCGCGAGCCAAGGTAGCCCATTTTATCCATGCGAAACGGGTGGAGGAAGTCATCTTTACACGTGGCACCACGTCATCCATTAATCTTGTTGCCAGCAGCTATGCAAGGGCGGTATGCAAGGAAGGAGATGAGATCGTCATCTCGGCCATGGAGCATCATAGCAATCTTCTGCCCTGGCAGCAAGCGGCAAAGGCGACAGGGGCAGTGCTCAAATATATTCCGTTGGAGGCGGACGGAACATTCACGATGGAGGCAGTGGAGAACACGATTACGCAGCGCACGAAAATTGTAGCGGTCTCCCACATTTCAAATGTACTGGGCATAGCTAATCCCGTGAAGCAGATTGCAGCCATCGCTCATAGGCATGGAGCAGTGGTGATGGTGGATGGAGCCCAGAGCATTGCCCATACGAAGGTGGACGTTCAAGCGCTGGATTGTGACTTTTACGTCTTCTCTGGACATAAGATGTGCGGGCCAACAGGAATTGGCGTGTTATATGGCAAAAAAGCGCATCTTGACCAGATGGAGCCGAGTGAATATGGCGGAGAGATGATCGCTGATGTCGGCCTGTACGATGCCACCTGGAAGGAGCTTCCGTGGAAATTCGAAGGCGGAACCCCCATAATCGCAGGGGCGATCGGTTTGGGGGCCGCTATCGATTTCCTGGAGCAGATCGGAATGGATGCCATCGAAGCGCATGACAAGCAATTGACTCGTTATGCGGTCGAGCGGATGAAGCGCATGGAGTCATTGACGATGTATGGCCCGGAGGAAGGACGAGTGGGACTCGTGACATTTAATATGGACGCTGTTCATCCGCATGATCTGGCTACGGTGCTGGATATGCATGGTGTAGCGATCCGTGCAGGCCATCATTGCTGTCAGCCGTTGATGAGACATTTGGGAGTGGGGGCTACCGCTCGTGCCAGCTTCTATCTGTATAATACGGAAGCCGATGTCGACCAATTTCTGCTGGGATTGAACAAAGCCAGGACATACTTTGAGGATGTGGAATCATGGTGA